Proteins encoded together in one Calditrichota bacterium window:
- a CDS encoding type II secretion system F family protein: MPTYSYVIKDAAGNRQEDNIKAASYEAAVEVLRRKGAAQIVSVREIKGGLALDEMSVGEQLSLAVYRWRTRVPLKTLVFFTRQLSTMFSAGLTIERAIQNLLTEERNHRFKKVLVQVATDLKKGYALSECLAKHPGVFSNLFVALVHAGEVSGNLHVILEQLSDYLESVSDTHRKVVSAMSYPVFSVIFLSIVITFLMVVVVPMFEDVYSKFSARLPFATLVLVKISNLMVNQAPFVILVVFLTIAGLWVLTKTKRGGLAWDSLKLRLPIFGGLLMSSLMDKFARTFGILIGSGVPVLESLSHSIRVVENRVIGNALRDAQHMIKDGYAISVAMKKTGVFPPIMVQLIQTGEETGEINKLLEKVSEFYSKQVDATIGRLTSLIEPLLIILIGGVIGIILIAIYLPVFMLGRAIQAGS; encoded by the coding sequence ATGCCGACATATAGTTACGTCATCAAAGACGCCGCGGGCAACCGTCAGGAAGATAACATCAAGGCCGCGAGCTACGAGGCTGCGGTTGAAGTTTTGCGCCGCAAAGGCGCCGCGCAGATCGTATCCGTGCGTGAGATCAAGGGAGGCCTGGCGCTTGACGAAATGAGCGTCGGCGAACAGCTGAGTCTCGCCGTATACAGGTGGAGAACGCGTGTTCCGCTGAAAACCTTGGTGTTTTTTACACGCCAGCTTTCGACGATGTTCTCGGCCGGATTGACGATTGAGCGCGCGATTCAGAATCTTCTGACTGAAGAACGCAATCACAGATTCAAGAAGGTGCTGGTTCAGGTCGCCACGGACTTGAAGAAGGGCTATGCGCTGTCCGAGTGTTTGGCGAAGCATCCCGGCGTATTCTCAAATCTGTTTGTTGCGCTTGTACATGCCGGTGAAGTTTCGGGTAACCTCCATGTGATTTTGGAGCAGCTTTCCGACTATCTTGAATCGGTTTCTGATACGCATCGTAAGGTAGTCTCGGCGATGTCCTATCCGGTCTTCTCCGTGATCTTCTTGTCGATTGTTATCACCTTCCTAATGGTCGTGGTGGTGCCGATGTTCGAAGACGTTTATTCGAAGTTCTCGGCGCGGCTCCCGTTCGCAACGTTGGTTCTGGTAAAGATATCGAACCTGATGGTCAACCAAGCACCGTTTGTAATTCTGGTCGTTTTTCTCACAATCGCGGGCTTGTGGGTTTTGACAAAGACAAAGCGCGGCGGACTTGCGTGGGACAGCCTAAAGCTGCGACTGCCGATTTTCGGCGGTCTTCTCATGTCCTCGTTGATGGACAAATTTGCACGGACATTCGGTATTTTGATTGGATCAGGTGTGCCTGTCCTTGAATCGCTCAGTCACTCCATTCGAGTGGTCGAGAACCGCGTCATCGGCAATGCGCTGCGCGATGCTCAGCATATGATCAAAGACGGATATGCAATTTCGGTGGCCATGAAGAAGACCGGAGTCTTCCCGCCGATCATGGTTCAGCTGATTCAGACCGGTGAAGAAACCGGTGAAATCAACAAGCTGCTCGAAAAAGTTTCGGAGTTCTATTCCAAACAGGTCGACGCAACGATTGGCCGTCTGACTTCGTTGATTGAGCCTCTGTTGATTATCTTGATCGGCGGCGTAATTGGCATTATTTTGATCGCAATCTACCTGCCGGTGTTTATGCTCGGTCGCGCGATTCAAGCGGGATCGTAA
- a CDS encoding prepilin peptidase, with protein sequence MQIPTPWGEMPALPFLVIAGILGASFGSFANVLIYRLPAEESLTHPGSRCPACETPISWYDNIPVLSWLILLGKCRNCQSKISIQYPIIELLSACFAVFAVWKWGFTYSGMAFGLLFIGLLALVIIDLRHWLLPFAITVPLLAIGLVGAAFFDMISLKSALIGSAVGFGIFLLLLLGGKFVFKKEAMGGGDVVFGAMAGAYVGWELTLLMIFVASALGTLLALFLLILRKDVANRSVPFGPFLAVSLVLCLFWGHNWIDAYFKMLGR encoded by the coding sequence TTGCAAATTCCAACACCGTGGGGCGAAATGCCGGCACTGCCGTTCTTGGTCATTGCCGGGATATTGGGTGCTTCTTTTGGCAGCTTTGCCAATGTGTTGATTTACCGGCTGCCTGCTGAAGAGTCTTTGACACATCCCGGCTCTCGTTGTCCCGCCTGCGAAACGCCGATCTCGTGGTATGACAACATACCCGTGTTAAGCTGGCTGATTTTGCTCGGGAAGTGCCGAAATTGTCAGAGCAAAATCTCGATTCAGTACCCAATAATTGAGCTGCTTTCCGCGTGTTTCGCGGTTTTCGCCGTCTGGAAATGGGGGTTTACGTACTCGGGAATGGCGTTCGGCCTGCTGTTCATTGGCCTGCTGGCACTGGTCATCATTGACCTAAGACACTGGCTGTTACCCTTCGCGATTACGGTGCCGCTCTTGGCCATCGGGCTTGTCGGAGCAGCGTTTTTTGATATGATTTCCCTGAAATCCGCCCTGATTGGCTCTGCAGTGGGGTTCGGAATATTCCTCCTTTTGTTGCTGGGTGGGAAATTCGTTTTCAAAAAAGAGGCTATGGGAGGTGGAGATGTTGTTTTTGGGGCGATGGCTGGTGCGTACGTTGGTTGGGAACTTACACTTCTGATGATCTTTGTGGCATCAGCGCTTGGGACTTTATTGGCGTTGTTTTTATTAATCTTAAGAAAAGACGTAGCAAACAGATCAGTGCCATTCGGCCCATTTCTTGCTGTTTCGCTGGTGCTTTGCCTGTTTTGGGGACACAACTGGATCGACGCCTATTTCAAAATGCTGGGTCGGTAA
- a CDS encoding T9SS type A sorting domain-containing protein — protein MIKKYLVFALVLSVAAAAWAAPAASKRIDVHQKTREIGKTFELNHVPVAPVRSQVGRLDVIGDQYVAGTTYYDYQHNGTVGRMIGVDDLGNVHCAWMNGVTEDFSIRDAYYNCWDAATSNWNSLIPAGGVAANTVRAGYVTNAVLPSGFSFPAYHSTAPGDPDISTHVSIDFQPCVGAFTPFGVGVFGDASVIWPKVTRDDDGTLHGVSTGSSDNDQGYFYWKATPVYDTSGGDPVGIDVQYTTFDNGDPYILLGAGEVIAPDVATSPVDSRVAVVFNDARDEPGVSQLNNNLMLAISEDGGMNWAPPVDLTSWIEPDLNCASGDTIACNGDTLRPYTCLDVEFDQDGNIHVAFTCRTYYEFGYPEYTDPPIAFINLSSIWHWGEDTDEFSCIVNHNQFATYTENDSSFLLGDNAWQLMVQRPSMAFDNETGMMYCSYIQHDSAQYDENYSMSADIMLTASCNNGRTWYNPVNLTNTVTETLSPCGEAFHERDQSLNPTVTYDGGVGYLHLEYVLDKGVGGVPQDEGCTTLNNVYYQRIALSDLPEWGGVENMLDWTTPTLHIDGAQAVGTGAVPFDPEDPCAEVGVGRSGSLPTAFQLYQNFPNPFNPTTNIQFDLVNATQVSLKVYNVLGEVVATLVDAEALSAGVHKYSFDGADLASGVYMYRLEANGTSSTRKMVLMK, from the coding sequence ATGATCAAGAAGTACTTGGTTTTTGCTCTCGTGCTGTCGGTTGCTGCGGCAGCATGGGCCGCACCCGCTGCATCGAAGAGAATCGATGTGCACCAGAAAACTCGGGAAATTGGCAAGACCTTTGAATTGAACCACGTTCCTGTGGCACCAGTTCGTTCGCAAGTAGGACGACTGGACGTCATTGGAGATCAGTACGTTGCTGGAACGACGTACTATGACTATCAGCACAACGGCACGGTTGGCCGAATGATTGGTGTTGATGATTTGGGTAACGTCCATTGCGCTTGGATGAACGGCGTGACGGAAGATTTCTCCATTCGCGACGCCTATTACAACTGCTGGGACGCCGCGACGTCAAACTGGAACAGCCTGATTCCTGCCGGCGGTGTTGCCGCTAACACGGTTCGCGCCGGTTATGTGACGAACGCTGTGTTGCCGAGCGGTTTCTCGTTTCCGGCATACCACTCAACCGCCCCCGGTGACCCGGACATCTCCACGCACGTATCGATCGACTTCCAGCCGTGCGTCGGCGCGTTCACCCCGTTTGGTGTGGGCGTGTTTGGTGACGCTTCTGTGATTTGGCCGAAAGTAACCCGCGATGACGACGGAACGCTACACGGTGTTTCGACGGGTTCATCCGACAATGATCAAGGCTATTTCTACTGGAAGGCCACGCCCGTTTATGATACGTCGGGTGGCGATCCCGTTGGCATTGACGTTCAGTACACTACGTTCGATAATGGCGATCCGTACATTCTGTTGGGTGCGGGTGAAGTTATTGCTCCTGACGTTGCAACCTCGCCTGTGGACAGCCGCGTAGCCGTGGTCTTCAACGATGCCCGCGACGAACCGGGTGTTTCCCAGTTGAACAACAACCTGATGCTTGCTATCTCTGAAGACGGCGGTATGAACTGGGCACCCCCAGTCGACCTGACGTCTTGGATCGAGCCTGACCTGAACTGCGCTTCCGGCGATACGATTGCTTGCAACGGTGACACTCTTCGTCCTTACACCTGTTTGGATGTTGAGTTTGACCAGGATGGCAACATTCACGTTGCATTCACGTGCCGTACCTACTATGAATTCGGTTATCCTGAATATACCGATCCGCCGATTGCCTTCATCAACTTGTCCAGCATCTGGCACTGGGGTGAGGACACGGATGAATTCTCTTGCATCGTGAACCACAATCAGTTCGCGACCTACACGGAAAATGACTCCTCGTTCCTGCTTGGTGACAACGCTTGGCAATTGATGGTTCAGCGTCCCAGCATGGCGTTTGACAACGAGACCGGCATGATGTACTGCTCGTACATTCAGCATGATTCGGCTCAGTATGACGAAAACTACTCGATGAGCGCCGATATTATGTTGACGGCTTCGTGCAACAACGGTCGTACGTGGTACAATCCGGTCAACTTGACAAACACCGTGACGGAGACTCTTTCTCCTTGCGGCGAAGCCTTCCACGAACGCGATCAGTCTTTGAACCCGACCGTTACGTATGACGGCGGCGTTGGCTACCTGCACCTTGAGTACGTGTTGGACAAGGGTGTCGGCGGCGTTCCGCAAGACGAAGGCTGCACGACTTTGAACAACGTGTATTATCAGCGTATCGCTCTGTCCGATTTGCCGGAGTGGGGTGGTGTTGAAAACATGCTCGATTGGACGACCCCGACTCTGCACATTGACGGCGCCCAAGCCGTTGGTACCGGTGCGGTTCCGTTCGATCCGGAAGATCCGTGTGCCGAAGTTGGAGTTGGCCGCAGCGGTTCCTTGCCGACGGCATTCCAGCTTTACCAGAACTTCCCGAACCCGTTCAACCCGACCACGAACATTCAGTTTGACCTCGTGAATGCCACGCAGGTTAGCTTGAAGGTTTACAACGTCCTCGGCGAAGTCGTAGCGACGTTGGTGGACGCCGAAGCGCTTTCCGCCGGTGTTCATAAGTACTCGTTCGACGGCGCAGATCTGGCGAGCGGTGTTTATATGTACCGTCTCGAAGCGAACGGCACCAGCTCCACTCGCAAGATGGTGTTGATGAAGTAA
- the obgE gene encoding GTPase ObgE: MFVDRAKIYVKAGDGGDGRVSFLREAYRPLGGPDGGDGGNGGSVYLIADSQLHTLMDLRHQVEYSAVSGEMGGRKKCTGKNGADIEIKLPVGTQVYTEEGLFADLSESGQRICIAEGGKGGRGNINFVTSRNQAPRKATLGKPGIERNLLLELRIVADVGLVGLPNAGKSTLLSVLTAARPKIAPYPFTTLSPNLGIVRPSEYTSFVMADLPGLIEGASGGKGLGYDFLRHVERTRVLLFLLDCTSADIKADLKILKAELKKWNPDLLKRPMLIVLSKTDLWQEGEKLPKGPWKHTISSATHSGIEELIQRLWKLLEDAPTPRVFREPDELPEPPSKHIETEFEDEWD; this comes from the coding sequence ATGTTTGTAGATCGCGCCAAAATTTATGTCAAAGCCGGAGACGGCGGAGACGGCCGCGTGTCGTTTCTACGCGAAGCCTACAGACCGCTGGGCGGTCCCGACGGCGGCGATGGCGGCAACGGCGGTTCCGTATACTTGATTGCGGATTCACAGTTGCATACACTCATGGACTTGCGGCATCAAGTTGAATATTCGGCGGTAAGCGGAGAAATGGGGGGGAGAAAGAAGTGCACCGGGAAGAATGGCGCAGACATTGAGATTAAACTCCCGGTCGGTACGCAGGTCTATACTGAAGAAGGGTTGTTCGCGGATCTCTCTGAGTCGGGCCAGCGCATTTGCATCGCTGAGGGTGGAAAAGGAGGACGCGGGAACATAAATTTCGTCACGTCGCGCAATCAAGCTCCCCGTAAGGCCACGTTAGGCAAACCCGGCATCGAGCGGAATCTCCTGCTTGAATTGAGGATCGTAGCAGACGTCGGTTTGGTGGGGCTGCCCAATGCCGGAAAATCTACGCTGCTTTCAGTTCTCACAGCCGCAAGGCCCAAGATTGCGCCATATCCGTTTACAACACTTTCACCGAATCTCGGGATTGTTCGTCCGAGCGAATACACCAGTTTCGTCATGGCGGACCTGCCGGGATTGATCGAAGGTGCGTCCGGGGGCAAAGGTCTCGGATACGATTTTCTTCGTCATGTCGAACGTACGCGGGTTCTGTTGTTTCTTTTGGACTGCACAAGTGCCGACATCAAGGCAGATCTGAAAATCCTGAAAGCAGAACTGAAGAAGTGGAACCCCGACTTGCTGAAACGTCCGATGTTGATCGTCCTTTCCAAGACAGACTTGTGGCAGGAGGGCGAGAAACTTCCCAAAGGACCCTGGAAGCATACGATCTCGTCGGCGACACACTCAGGGATCGAGGAGTTGATTCAGAGACTCTGGAAGCTCCTTGAGGACGCTCCCACTCCGCGAGTTTTTCGTGAACCAGATGAACTCCCCGAACCGCCGTCAAAGCACATAGAAACCGAGTTCGAAGACGAATGGGACTAA
- the dprA gene encoding DNA-protecting protein DprA produces MGLIDSEKIALLNLLAVPGIGSWGAIRLVQDFGQPSKVFSAGDGSLRSVPRIGEKAIEAIRKADVHGDLGKKQLEAADKCGARVISYWDEKYPRLLKELEQDAPAVLFVRGTMPAEARRVAFVGTRRASDYGRRACKEIINGLAGSGIYIVSGLASGIDGAAHLAALERALPTEAVFGCGIDIIYPDGHKTLAQKILDAGGALVSEYPPGTQPSGFTFPQRNRIIAGMSLATVVIEAPEKSGALITARLAGSYGREVGAVPGFVVGGKAAGCHELIKEGAALIDSAQDILDLIKVSTRAAQISATAPAPNLAEPERQLWDLIPGDDKIHIDILSDKAGQGTGEVLSRLLMMELKGYIRQLPGKFFVRA; encoded by the coding sequence ATGGGACTAATCGATTCAGAGAAAATCGCGCTTTTGAACCTGCTTGCCGTACCGGGCATAGGTTCGTGGGGGGCAATTAGATTGGTTCAGGATTTTGGGCAGCCGTCCAAGGTCTTTAGCGCGGGAGATGGATCGCTTAGGTCCGTGCCGAGAATTGGCGAGAAGGCAATCGAAGCAATTCGTAAAGCCGATGTCCACGGGGACCTTGGCAAGAAGCAGCTTGAAGCGGCGGACAAATGCGGCGCCCGAGTGATAAGTTATTGGGATGAGAAGTATCCAAGACTCCTGAAGGAACTTGAACAGGACGCTCCCGCGGTGCTTTTTGTGCGGGGGACGATGCCCGCGGAAGCCCGGCGAGTGGCATTTGTTGGAACTCGCAGAGCGAGTGACTACGGCAGACGGGCGTGCAAAGAAATCATCAATGGACTGGCAGGATCGGGGATATATATTGTGAGTGGATTGGCCAGCGGAATCGACGGCGCGGCTCATCTTGCTGCGCTCGAGCGAGCGTTGCCGACCGAAGCGGTGTTTGGCTGCGGAATTGACATTATTTATCCCGATGGACACAAGACACTTGCGCAAAAAATTCTCGATGCCGGAGGAGCGCTTGTCTCCGAATATCCCCCGGGAACCCAACCGAGTGGTTTTACCTTTCCACAGCGCAACAGAATAATTGCGGGGATGTCCTTAGCTACCGTCGTTATTGAAGCTCCGGAAAAATCAGGCGCACTTATAACTGCTCGCCTCGCGGGATCATATGGCCGAGAGGTTGGAGCTGTTCCGGGATTTGTCGTGGGGGGCAAGGCGGCAGGGTGCCATGAGTTAATCAAAGAAGGCGCGGCGCTAATTGACAGCGCACAAGACATCTTGGATTTGATCAAAGTATCAACACGTGCAGCACAGATATCTGCCACTGCTCCTGCTCCAAATCTTGCGGAACCTGAACGCCAGCTCTGGGACCTGATTCCAGGTGACGACAAGATTCACATTGACATTTTATCCGACAAGGCGGGGCAGGGAACAGGTGAGGTCCTCAGTCGACTCTTGATGATGGAGCTCAAAGGGTATATCAGACAATTACCGGGAAAGTTCTTCGTACGTGCTTAG
- a CDS encoding S41 family peptidase, whose product MKRSRKYYVMAVLGVMIVGGGLLWGPMLFADNPGDVNMQLNKLNYILRAVRDNYVEDPDASKLLEGAIEGMLKELDPHSVYIPADQQKKIAEQFRGDFEGIGIQFTIQNDWLTVISPIPGTPADKLGIRAGDKITRIDGLSAYGITNDEVFGKLRGEKGSSVRVTIERPGVEVPLEFEIVRDKIPIFSVGAAFMMPDKETGYLRINQFTSTTTDEVVAALDSLKDNGMQRLLLDLRGNPGGYLDQAWRVADLFMPRKDMLLVYTKGRTPKSNSEFRSTGIGARYDMPLIVMINHGSASASEIVSGAIQDHDRGLVVGQVSFGKGLVQTPYPMPDGSVVRITTARYYTPTGRLIQRPYDKGFAEYIMEGRDDEDPNAPEEAAQDTTPREKFMTDGGRVVYGGGGITPDSTILPAKTNTLTAQLFSKRMYFEYASKYVSEHPNIEENADAFARDFQVTDQMLDEFKQMCEVEKIEIDQPRWDQDLWFTKTQIKGEIAGLVFNNRDIYNMIRIQDDDQVQAAMGLFDEAKALASSSSKPSSGNRQ is encoded by the coding sequence TTGAAGCGATCGAGAAAATACTACGTGATGGCGGTCCTTGGTGTCATGATCGTCGGCGGAGGATTGTTGTGGGGGCCGATGCTCTTCGCGGACAATCCCGGCGACGTCAACATGCAGCTAAACAAGCTGAACTATATTCTGCGCGCGGTACGAGACAACTACGTCGAAGATCCAGATGCTTCGAAGTTGTTGGAAGGTGCGATAGAAGGGATGCTCAAGGAGCTCGATCCGCACTCCGTATATATTCCCGCGGATCAACAGAAGAAAATCGCCGAACAGTTCCGCGGTGACTTCGAAGGGATCGGAATTCAATTCACGATTCAGAACGACTGGCTGACGGTCATATCGCCGATCCCGGGAACGCCCGCTGACAAGTTGGGTATTCGCGCCGGCGACAAGATTACGCGAATCGACGGCCTTTCGGCTTACGGAATCACGAACGATGAAGTCTTCGGGAAGTTGCGCGGCGAAAAAGGAAGTTCTGTCCGTGTCACGATTGAGAGACCCGGCGTAGAAGTGCCGCTCGAGTTTGAAATCGTCCGCGACAAAATACCCATTTTCTCGGTTGGAGCGGCATTCATGATGCCGGACAAGGAAACCGGTTATCTCCGGATCAACCAGTTTACGTCAACGACGACCGATGAAGTCGTGGCGGCACTCGATAGTCTGAAAGACAACGGCATGCAGCGGCTGCTCCTCGATCTTCGCGGCAATCCGGGTGGGTACTTGGATCAGGCATGGCGAGTGGCAGATTTGTTTATGCCGCGGAAAGATATGCTGCTGGTGTACACCAAGGGCCGTACGCCGAAATCAAATTCTGAGTTTCGTTCGACGGGAATCGGCGCGAGATATGACATGCCCTTAATTGTCATGATCAATCATGGCAGCGCGTCTGCGTCCGAGATTGTTTCAGGCGCGATCCAAGATCACGATCGTGGGCTCGTCGTAGGACAAGTTAGTTTCGGCAAGGGGTTGGTCCAGACCCCGTATCCAATGCCAGACGGATCGGTCGTTCGTATCACGACTGCTCGCTATTACACGCCGACGGGTCGGTTAATCCAAAGGCCATATGACAAGGGCTTCGCGGAATACATCATGGAGGGCCGCGACGACGAAGATCCGAATGCTCCGGAAGAAGCCGCTCAGGACACGACTCCGCGTGAGAAATTCATGACGGATGGTGGTCGTGTCGTTTACGGCGGCGGAGGAATTACTCCAGATTCGACGATCTTGCCTGCCAAGACAAATACCCTCACGGCTCAGCTCTTCAGCAAGAGAATGTACTTTGAATACGCTTCAAAGTACGTATCAGAACATCCGAACATCGAAGAAAACGCTGATGCATTCGCGCGCGACTTTCAGGTGACGGATCAGATGCTCGATGAGTTCAAGCAAATGTGCGAAGTCGAAAAGATCGAGATTGATCAGCCGCGATGGGATCAGGATTTGTGGTTTACGAAGACCCAAATTAAGGGCGAGATCGCCGGATTGGTGTTTAACAACCGCGACATCTACAACATGATTCGCATTCAGGACGACGATCAGGTTCAGGCAGCCATGGGCTTGTTCGATGAGGCAAAAGCCTTGGCCTCGTCTTCTTCCAAGCCAAGTTCGGGCAATCGTCAGTAA
- a CDS encoding tetratricopeptide repeat protein has protein sequence MYSRSFLIAIAMLVTGLVYQPCFAVNPPLDQARDLAKSGKWAEVQTLAAQGTDLEPKNDEAWRLRGRAELFLGDTTAAIEYLEKAVELNPKQPAAVVDLTTLYVSMNKLDDADRVVGAAEKKDPKGKIDEIKVSRALILGKQNKIAEATPILASATAKHPDNPLYPLMLARIYNNANVVALAKDNYAKAWGLDEGNPDIAFEYGQTLLSLKEYDEADRLFKVVQEKDPSNTQVDYLRGRLRYAAGRFAEASAEFAKAVEKTPDDFLPNYWLGRSYVDLSKSEKKNFYGAAIAPLRKALALRPDREDISLSLAEAEYFVGRSTFYIASADSISQESRQNMADEFEDQAWDYSEHAKVADDPSIAALKMELSARYKSAAIVLRGPETKLDDKGLLRRELLLLAIVSMEHAIADNGEVAKTQDAYANIARAFDKNGQLDSALFYTNKQLEITPGSSSDVTRKVSLLQRLDDQSALGEYLNELSADEAMLDKYGLILVNSYIETKQYDKARDAVNRVIERDPSNCDAHLLNAYIDLKRERYAAAIPVLQAGLKACPSNSQMLVYLGDCYYFSKEKPDKATVQKAVDAYCRAAELGNSDGKEKCQQVGEFLKSMR, from the coding sequence ATGTATTCACGTAGTTTCCTCATAGCAATTGCGATGCTGGTGACCGGCTTGGTCTACCAGCCTTGTTTCGCCGTCAATCCACCCCTCGATCAGGCCCGTGACTTGGCAAAGAGTGGTAAGTGGGCCGAAGTGCAGACTCTTGCTGCGCAAGGGACCGACCTTGAGCCGAAGAATGACGAAGCGTGGCGCCTTCGCGGCCGCGCGGAGCTCTTCTTGGGCGACACAACGGCGGCCATCGAGTACTTGGAAAAGGCCGTTGAACTGAATCCAAAGCAACCGGCCGCGGTCGTGGACTTGACCACCTTGTACGTGTCCATGAACAAGTTGGATGACGCGGATCGAGTGGTTGGGGCAGCAGAGAAGAAAGATCCTAAGGGCAAGATCGACGAGATCAAAGTTTCGCGCGCGCTGATTTTAGGTAAGCAAAACAAGATTGCGGAAGCGACGCCCATTTTGGCAAGTGCCACGGCTAAGCATCCGGATAATCCGCTCTATCCATTGATGCTTGCTCGTATCTACAACAACGCGAACGTAGTTGCTCTCGCCAAAGATAATTATGCGAAAGCGTGGGGTCTTGACGAAGGCAATCCGGATATCGCATTTGAGTACGGACAGACACTGCTGTCGCTGAAAGAGTACGACGAAGCGGATCGACTGTTTAAGGTCGTTCAGGAAAAAGACCCAAGCAATACGCAAGTAGACTATCTGCGTGGGCGTCTTCGCTATGCTGCAGGTCGTTTTGCGGAAGCATCTGCGGAGTTTGCGAAGGCGGTTGAAAAGACGCCGGATGATTTCTTGCCGAACTACTGGTTGGGTCGCAGCTACGTGGATTTGTCGAAGTCCGAAAAGAAGAATTTCTACGGTGCCGCAATTGCGCCGTTGAGAAAAGCGCTTGCGCTTCGTCCTGACCGCGAAGACATTTCGCTGTCGCTGGCGGAAGCCGAGTATTTTGTGGGGCGCTCGACGTTTTATATTGCATCGGCGGATTCGATTTCACAGGAAAGTCGCCAGAATATGGCCGACGAGTTCGAGGATCAGGCTTGGGACTACTCTGAACATGCCAAAGTCGCGGACGATCCCTCGATTGCCGCGCTGAAGATGGAGCTTTCAGCTCGCTACAAGTCCGCGGCGATTGTGCTCCGTGGACCGGAAACAAAACTTGACGACAAGGGGCTTCTGCGTCGCGAACTGCTGCTCTTGGCTATCGTGTCCATGGAACATGCGATTGCGGACAACGGAGAAGTGGCCAAAACGCAAGACGCCTACGCGAACATTGCCCGCGCGTTTGACAAGAATGGACAGCTTGACTCTGCCTTGTTCTACACGAACAAGCAGTTGGAAATTACTCCCGGATCTTCGAGTGACGTGACCCGTAAAGTCAGCTTGCTGCAAAGACTGGACGACCAGTCGGCGCTGGGGGAATATTTGAATGAACTGTCGGCGGATGAAGCCATGCTGGACAAGTATGGCCTGATTCTCGTCAATAGCTATATTGAGACCAAGCAGTACGACAAGGCGCGCGATGCCGTCAACCGAGTCATCGAGCGCGATCCGTCAAACTGCGACGCGCATCTTCTGAATGCCTATATCGATTTGAAGCGTGAGCGCTATGCGGCCGCGATTCCGGTGTTGCAGGCGGGCCTCAAAGCGTGCCCGAGCAACAGCCAGATGTTGGTCTATTTGGGAGACTGCTACTATTTTTCGAAAGAGAAGCCTGACAAAGCGACAGTACAAAAGGCGGTTGATGCCTACTGTCGCGCTGCCGAACTGGGCAACAGCGACGGCAAGGAGAAGTGTCAGCAAGTAGGCGAATTTTTGAAGTCAATGAGATAA
- a CDS encoding MotA/TolQ/ExbB proton channel family protein translates to MKQGTFTIITLLAALVLSFVFYFAILPVMDKGVEETPLIHQISLAGPIVPILITLTLMLITFVAERVITLNRARGARPLPVYFSEFTKAVREGKYDQAIQVSDKQRGSAAAVLKAGAEQWVRVEADKSMHGEKKISDTQRAINEARLLEVPFLERNLIALSTIASIATMTGLLGTTVGMIRAFAAMSTQGAPNAAELARGISEALVNTALGLFAAILGIVAYNFFVNKVDQFNYEIDEAAYLMVEILKDKE, encoded by the coding sequence ATGAAGCAAGGAACATTCACAATTATTACGCTGCTCGCAGCGTTGGTGTTGTCGTTCGTATTTTATTTCGCGATTTTGCCGGTCATGGATAAAGGCGTTGAAGAGACTCCGCTTATCCACCAGATCAGCTTGGCGGGACCGATTGTGCCGATTTTGATTACGCTGACATTGATGTTGATTACGTTCGTGGCCGAGCGTGTGATTACATTGAATCGCGCTCGCGGCGCCCGTCCGCTTCCCGTGTACTTCTCGGAGTTCACAAAAGCCGTGCGTGAAGGCAAATACGATCAGGCGATCCAAGTTTCCGATAAGCAGCGTGGTTCGGCTGCCGCGGTGTTGAAAGCCGGCGCGGAACAGTGGGTGCGTGTTGAGGCTGACAAGTCGATGCACGGCGAAAAGAAGATTTCCGACACGCAGCGCGCGATCAACGAAGCGCGTCTGTTGGAAGTTCCGTTCCTTGAAAGAAACTTGATTGCGCTTTCGACGATCGCTTCCATCGCCACGATGACGGGTCTTCTGGGCACGACGGTCGGTATGATTCGCGCGTTTGCCGCTATGTCGACTCAAGGCGCGCCGAACGCTGCCGAGCTTGCCCGTGGTATTTCGGAAGCGCTCGTGAACACGGCTCTCGGTCTGTTCGCTGCGATTTTGGGTATCGTCGCCTACAACTTCTTCGTGAACAAGGTTGACCAGTTCAACTACGAGATCGACGAAGCGGCGTATTTGATGGTGGAAATTCTGAAAGACAAAGAGTAG